Part of the Rhizoctonia solani chromosome 2, complete sequence genome is shown below.
ATTGTGTATGAAAAAGTATGCAACTCCCAAGTGATAAGGGGTCCTGGTCGACTGTGAAATGCTTTTGTCTGTGTGTGATACGTTGAACGAAAGATTGAGTGTTGTCACACGTGGAATATATGTGCGCACCTCAAAAGTATACAGCGATTACCTTTAGGCGCTCAAGCGTTAGATCAGGACTTTGACTTCGATCGATACGCCTATGAGAGTTGTTTAATCCTGCGCGGTCTGCTATCCTGGCTGCGTACTGCCATCGCTTGGGTGTTTGCACATGGAAAGTTAATAAATATGTGCGTAGATTATTTCCTACAGAAACTTCTAGCTATTCTCTCGCCTTCTTGCTCCTTACATCACCCGAAGATATGCTGGATGGTGAATGTTTCTCAAGTCAATCAACCTACCACCTAAAGCCTATGGCTTAGAAGGCAGATAGGCAGCAATGCTCAGCTCAACCTTACCATGGTGCGTTCCGATTGGACAGAGTTATACATAGGATCGGCAAGAATTTGACTAGACCCCTTAGAAACCAATCATGTACCTTTTACCTTCGCAGTGTGGGACGAAGCAAATTTGGCAGTACGTCATTAGAACGCAACCAAATTTTGAAGCTCTTTTGAAAATATTTGCGTACATTTCCTGTGGTTTCAAAACCTCTCGGGCATGGTTCCATTGACTACCGGAACCTGTGGGCGATGGGTATTACGTTGAATATAACACAATTGCTCGTATCGTTCTATCCGTATCTTATCATTTGAAGGTCTCTGAACCGTAGCAGCAGAGTCTCGTAGGTCATATCCAACAAGGGCCACAGGTGACGCCAGTGGCTCTGATCAGAACGAAAATGTACTACCTCCGCCAAAAATCTTATTTGAACCCAAAGAGGTCTTAGAACAGCGCACAAATACTTCTCATCATCACCATTAGTATCCGTCCTGGATTGCAGGCTTGGTGACTGAACAATAACACTGCGTCACTACCCAGCGGCGCTTAGGACGGAGCAAGGTCACTACTTGGGTCGAAAACCTAACTCAACCAATACTTTGCTGGATGTGTAAATAGTATTTGTATAGTGTTTGTTTATCCCTTTCAGTGAGAAAATAAATATGACACATATGACAGAAGTTGCGGGCAGGATAAATCGGTGTGACAAAGATGTAAGCGATAGCCGCTCGTTGACTATGGATTCTGGAGCCGATTAAGAGCTGACCCCTATACTGCGGTGCATTTGTCTTCCGAACATAATCCGCTAGTCGAAAACCGGGTAATAATGTGGTTCTGGTGGAACGTTTTTTGAACAGGAAGGTTAAGATGTAACCACAAAAATATCAATGTTGGCTCCGAATCAATACCGATGTCACAGGGACAAGATAAATGAATATCCTTGCACCCGGCGTGAGACAAAGATCTGGTAACATTAGGGTCATTTCCAACACTTAATCGAGGCTATCTAAGATACAACCTTTATAGTATAACGCATGGCGATCTGGGACGTAAGGTCGACAGGGTAGATTCTGTGTAAGAAATACAGCGAATGAAACTCGTCGTTTGTATCGTAAGTCATTGGCCAGTGTGTTATGTGGCGGCAGCTTATTTCGATCGTTCGGAATCCTTCTCGCTTGAAACCAGCCATCACATTTAACAATGTGGATAACCTAACATATGCACCTTGTTAACTTTAACCCCTATATCAACTCGAGTACGGTAGCCGAGTACATATGGCAAATGATGGCTTGTGCACACATACCAGATTCGCCCTATGTCAACACGTGAAAGGACTATATCATCATTAAGCCGCACGATTCCTTGATGATCTATACCTTAGCGATGCGTACATCCAGATGTTATATCAGGCTCACCTTCAGAAGagatatatcactgtgcataaGGCACGATGTCTCCGCAGACCCGGGGTCTTCTTCTAAATCTAGCGAATTTAGATGTACATAGGAATACCAAAGGAAACATGTACTAGTTGTGGAACCTCGAAGAAGAGCAACCCGGCTGCTACCCGGAGTCAAGAACATAGATACCAATTTAAGGAAATAGACTCAGTGTATCAGAAAGACATTTAGTCGTGGGAAATCCTACCACGAGGTCCATAGCTATGTACAGACAAATCTTGATGCAGTTGTTTTATCTGGACGTTGTCCTTGCGGCGCCCTTCTTTTTATTATGGCAGAgtatacatatatacagcTGGTCAGGCACAACGGTGAATGGCAACTAACTTGACTGTGTCTTTATGTCTAAGCGCTGCGGTCGGCACACATGGCTTATCAAATAGAGGACAACTGAATCAATTCCTCGACACTGGGGTACCGGATAAACCGGTTGTCGACAAAGATATTAGTCTGTTGCCCTTCCATGGAAGATGAAGCCCTTTATGACATATACATTTTCCGCGGAGAATCAGCCTTATCGGCTAGTGCCCGAAGATCGGGGCGATATTGATATGTCAAATTAGGCCGACAGATCCACATGATCGTGATTTTTGAAAACGCACATTCAAAAAATGGGCTTTGGTCAAATAGTATCTAATATCTTATCGCCTGCTATGCGCCACTAGCTTTATACTGACTGCAGCCATATGTTCTacatatatttgatataatttGTGAGCGGATGGGCACACTACAGGAACTATGTCTCCCAAGTGTGCCCGTAATATACCGTCCGAACTTTCGGCATCTCGTTGACTTTCCTGCTTTGTCCTTAGTGCGAGATAATTGGTTGGCGTGAGGATTGGAGTCAAGGCTCCCTGTCATGTCACAAACCGAGAGCGGCGCAACGCATTCTGTCTATAGCCTCAAAGGCTAGGCCCATCCGGGGAATAATACAATAAGCTGAGTCGAAGAATCCTGGATATTGTGAGAAAAATATTCACTTCACGTCATGTTCTCGATGGGCGCGCATGTGGAGATACTAATGCGTCGCCTTATTCGACGGAACGTGCCGTTAATCACCCCTAAGTTACATATCTGTCTATCAATTGAATAATAGTTACCGTTGTTTGCGAACACCCATGAATCCAACATTCTCATTGGTTCGGGGACTTTGGTGACCGAATGACGCTCCTTTGATTCCGACTGGTCTCTAAGCTCTATGCGCCTGCAaatcttattttgctttagATTTTTCAGCCATATTTGGGTTGAATTATCGGAAGATTCTCTTTCCCGATAGTGGCGCTATCGACCGATGAGCTTCGCCCGATCCTTGTCAAAGTAAGAAAGTTATTTCTCACGTTCACCTAGTTAAAATTGATGGACAGGTGTTGGCGATACCTCGGTCAAGGGACACAGGCTCTGTGaattagccaatcagatAATATAGCTCATTCCCTGGGATGGGGACATATGAATAACAGGGTGTCAAGGAACAAGCATCCGAGCCTAAATAGTAAGATCATGTTATAGAGATCAGTTGTTCTACCATGCTCGTAGAGTCCATTCATGCGCACCCTTTATAAACATGGATTCTAGCAACTGCGAGCAGCTGGAGTTCAGTCTACATATCAATTTGCCGATATAGTAGATCTGAGTAAATGCAAATGATGCAACTGGATCTTAGAACACAAACAGTGTGTACAGTTTGACCTAATTTGTGGTGGGTAATAATCCACGTCCCAACTTCATTTTGGTATCACTCCTGTCAAAGCTGGGCTTGAATCAAGGGCACCAATCACTGTAAAAGTACGATCAATTGATGGTATGCCCAAACTAACGACGAAATAACAATGGGAATGGTATCATTTCTTTACATGATGGTACAACAGGAGTCGTCGCATCCGCAACTAACGCAGCCACAATCCTACCATTGTTGAGTAAGTTGCCGTCAAGCGGACTTGAAAGCAATAAACCAGGACTCACGAAGCCTTCATCGCAGCCGCATTGGTTAATCGGGGTTGAGCCAATGAGCTGGGAAGTTTCTTTCGCTACCATTTCGGGTCGGTGTATGAGTCTGAAATAAGAGTATGTAAGTTTGCTAGTCATCGACATATGTCGGGAGAACTGCAGAATAATTCCAGCTATCCTCTGGTCACTCGCTTATGACCGAGTTCCCAGGAGTTCTCCGAGACACCAGGAGTTGACCGGAACTTACGAGTGAGAAGAACACGGGTGCTATAGGTCTGAATATCTGCGGGCTCTGCTGACTAGTTTTTAAACTACAAGGACAATGCTATTTTGGATAGCTCGCCTAATAATAACACAATACATTGGCCGAAAATAACAGTCGCGTTCTACTACAGTTGGAGCGATTGCATAGGTGTATGAATGCTGAGATCTAGAAACGGTCTAACTTTAGCTATCAGCGGCAAAAAATAGGATGGAGCAGAACATACGCTATAGTGGCCCAAACGGTCCACGTCCCTTTCGTAACCAACATGTCACCCCCTTCCTTCCCCGCTTACATCACTTTGCATAACGCTGGTCTAGATCATAGTCGAAGCATGGATGTCTACCCAGCATTCAAGCCATAGCATCTCGACTCGCACACCTTGGGCCTCAGCGTTTTCTCACATCAAGGGAAAGATCGATATCTGTCTTGTGTATATCAGCGTATCCAAGGAAGATCACTGATCCAACTCGTTTTACGTGATCACCCGAAGAGATGAGCTCCAGGCACTCAAAGCAGCACTCCCATTCACACCGCTTATACAAATTTGACAGATTCCCGGCTCGACAAACCCCCTCGGATGAAATTGCCCTTGATGACACAgctgacgtcaatgagggcACAATAACAATAGCAGGCATAGCCCGGGTCCCCCATTCATCTACAATTAGCATTTTGTCTTGTTTTAACCAAGTGCTTGGCTGACGTCGGCGTCAATCAGGGTCTCACTCCCCATTGATCCCATTCGTATGCGAATCGCGCTCTTTAAAGTTGTAAAACCCCTAAAGTCAAGAAGATCAGAACCGACTCCTCAAACCACGAGGCACAATATCTATCTTGTATTCCCTGGATCTGTGTTTTGTCCCAGACAAGTAAAAGCCATACAAATCTTTTTATATCGACGCATGTGAATACGGGGGTTTTAAGTTATGTGTGTGTAGCGCTCGGTTAAGGTGTGAGACAATTTATAATGGTCAAAAGTTAAAACGCCTCAAGGCAGATAGGTTATGTATTTCATCGGAACTATGATAACGTTTACAGTCCGCTTGCATACATTTAGGAGATGAGCATCCCGGGAGGTTCCTGGACCATGCTGCATGGACTCAGTATATTATGCTATAAGATGAGTTACGAGATATGGATACGCAAGGAAAGTGCATGCAAGGGCTTGGTCCCAGACGATCGAGCCCAAACCGCTCGGGACCCCACGCTCCAGCCCAGTTTTGTGCTAACCCCAACTCGATCCGATAGTCCAAAAAAGGCATCTTTCTTCCACACATTCGTTCGTAATTCGACACGCGGGGCGCATACATGATGACTTGTCGGGGAAGGGAAGAGGGACGGGGTGGTGCGCGCCCGTTTCGCTGTACCAAGAGGCCGCGGATAGATTACGTTGACGGTTGTTTGTCTCGTGGAGTTTCTACAAAACCGACTGTCTGGCGAAATCATTCTTCTCATAATATAATTACCTCGTCGGAGTTCAAAAATTTTATATCAAGGAAATGACAAAAAGTAAATTGAGTTACAAGGGGAGGGGAACGATCGAATAGAAGTTAGGTTAAAACTATGGGATACAAATGATGAGAGAAGAGAAGGGATAGAACACTCATTTATAATTTTGTCCAGATTTCACTACCAAGTAGTAATTCCATAAGACATGGAGCGCATGAAAACAGAAAAGAAGAAAGCAGCAGATCTAGACTGGCCTAGTCAAGCCATGCAAGACCGCGATTGGCCCAGTAACAAAGTCATACGTGGACCACTTGTCCGAACGCGAGTCGCTGTATGGCCAGACCAGACCCATCACCCCAGAGCATAAATCCAAGTCAACTACCGAGTCAACTCTAACGCATACAAAGGCATAAAAGGTccagagaaagaaaaaagacgACAAAGAAAaagccaccaccaccagggAAAGAAAAAAGGGATATAACGCGTCATTACAATCCGGGAAGACCGACCCGAAAAAGGTTGCAATGAACCAGTAAACCGAGTTTATGCGGAGCGGGTTTATGCGCCCACGGATTGAACCGCTGACCTGTGAACTTCTGGCTGAGGCTTGGGGGACGCCGGCCCTGGTTGGATAGATTGCATAGGTGGCGGAGTTAACGCGCGTGCGGGGGCAAGGGTGGGGGCAGGGGCGAGCTCAGGAGAAGGGGTGGGAGCCTCGTCGCTCAGTTGATCTACATTGTCCTCGTGATCGACATCCATGGACTCTTCCACCTTGGTCGGTTCTTCTGCTTTAGGGGCGGCGACAGTTGGGGTCACTCGTTCCGCAGGGCTACTCGTTCGCCCTCCCGAGGAAGTAGAAAGTACGCCTGCGCCGGAATCAGCAATCGCACGCGAAACACCTAAGTGCATATATTAGCCTTTAAACTATATTTCCATAAAAGAAAACAAAAACTTACCATCGTCACCAGCAGTCAAGGACTTGAAGACTTGATTGAATTGAGGACCAATACTGAGCGGGGCCGGAGTATCCGTCGTCGAGTTTGTCATGGGCGACAACGAGGTCCGAGCGGGACTCGAGGTATGATGACGGACGAGCACATCAGGCGAACCGGGCGGGACCGAGCTTGAATCGGATCTGGGGCCCACAACATGGGACTTGGGCGACATATGGGGCACACCCGACGCATGCGTAGCAGCCGCCGCAATCCGCTGCTGTCGTTCCCGGGCCCTACGCGCCCTCTGCGCCAGCTGAGCGCGATTCAACTGCTGAGGGACATGCGCGGCGCCCAACCCAACACCATACCCGGCCTGCGGACTCGTCTGTCCGAGTTGAGTAGACGACCCAACGCCGACGCCAACGACCGAGGTGTTGAATCCGGGTGGGGGAGGGGCGACGGCAAACACCGCTTCGCCCGCGGAACTCATCCCGCCACTCCCGTCCGTGGTCGAGTTGAGGGACGGGGTCCAGGATTCGCCGGGTGCGGCGCCGTTGGCGGCCTTGGCGGCCCGTTCGACGCGTTCTCGCGCACGTCGCGCGCGTTGAGCGAGTTGGCCCCGGGTGAGCGTGGGGGGCTGAGTTTGGCCGGGCGAGATGTGGGGGTTGAACGGGATGGGCTGGACGAtggtagtagtagtagtagtagtagtagtagtagtagtagcaCTAGTGCTAGCAACGGCACTAGGAGACTGAGAATCATCGGTACCATGTCCTCCTGCCCCATTCGGACTAGCATTCGGAGTCGATCCTCCAATTCGGGCAGCACGCTCGCGGTCCCGCCGCGCACGCTGAGCCAAGGACGCTCGACTGGGCGTCGAAACGGGCGCGAGAACAGCGATGGGCGGGATAAGGTGCGATGCGGAATGGGGCGGGACGCTCGGTACGGATCCCGCAACCTCGGACTCGAGCTCTCCTTCTCCGTCGTCGTCCCCTCCTTCGTCTGCGCTTTGCATCGTCACGTcctgggactgggactgaGAGTGAGAGTGGGATGGAGTTTCGGTTTGAGAATGGATAGGTTGAGTAGGAGTAGGATGTACATCCGACATAGTCGCCGAGCTCGAAGTACGGCGTTTAGGCGTATAAAGCCCCTGTGCTTGGAGTTCTCGTTCGCGCGCGCGGCGGGCACGTTGGCCGAGCTGGCGAGCAGTAAGATTTTGACCTGCTTCGACCGTCGTCTGGACCATCGTCAACGGGAGATGGGTCGTGTGGACCGGCGGGACAGCAGGGATAGGCATAGAGGCAGGTGGTGGAGGCGAACTAGTAGGTGCAGACACAGACGCAGGTGCAGGTTCAGAAGCAGGAACAGGAGTGGTGATCGAGGAAAGGTCAGGCGAATGCGGGGCTTCGGCAGATGCTTCAGAGCTCGGAGCGTGCTCGATGGACGGAACCGAATCCATTGGTCGATCTCGTGGGTCCTGGGGCACACCGGGAGTCGGAGGGGGTGTTATATGCGTGGCGGACGTTTCGTCTTTTATACTGTTCCCAACCATATGAGTACGATCGAGGTTACGAGACAGGGGCCCGAGGGAGATGACGGGTATGGGGGGCTTACTTGTCGTTTGGGATTGAAGATGGCTGATTTACGTCCAATGAGGTAGAATCGTAGGTAGGAGGCTGTGGGTTACATGATTATGAGGTGCTCTGTCCGAATAACCTAGTGGCGCTATGATCTGCTTACTTTTGAGCTCGCTGGAGGGTCGGGAGCGGGCGCCTTCTCGGGAGCGAGGTCCGATCGGGGACTGTCGGGAGTTGCATCGGGGGTCGGGTTCGAATCCATACTCAATACAGAGATAGAGAgtagcagcagcagcagcagcagcagcagcgaTGGGGCTCTCGGCGACGAGCAAGCAACAAGTGTGTCGAGAGCAGCAAGTTCGAGTTGGATGTGGGGGGAGATCGACAAAGTCAAGTGGTACGAATGTCTAGGATTAAATCCAGACAAGTATGTCCCCCCACGTGTCAGCTGAGTTTGAAAGTAGGAGCTTTGTGGCATAAGATTTGTACAGAACAACCTGTATATTTGATCGTCTTATCCCCATAACGAGGATATTAAGAGATCCCTGGGTCCCAGCCGCCGATTAATAATTCACACGATGAAGCAGGACCCGATTCGACATCTGAGTTGTAAATATAATATATTTGGCATAGTGGTATTATGAAGGCGCTTCTGGGGGTTCTCCTGGGGTCCAGGTGTGACCCCGTGAGCCTGACTCTGCGGCGATGAGTACTGGACTGGGGGTAAGTTGGGATGAATGTATGATTACATGTATTCTAACAATATTCTAGGATTTTGAAACGCAGCTCAAGGCGGTCGTGACGGCCAAGCGGCTGTCAAGCTCGAAGATGACGGCGCTGACGGAGCTTGCGGTGGACAAGATGCATGTGAGTCAAAGGGGGGCGAGGGTGTTGTGTTATTTTACTCTGAGATTTTGGgcttattttttttttctgcAGGCGGATACGCAGATGATATCGCTGCTGTATCGCACGCACAAGGGACTGGCGGCGGCGAACAAGGTGGCGAGTCTGTATGTGTTTGACTCGATTGCGCGGGCGGCGCACCGAGTCAAGACCAAAAAGGGGCTTGTTGCGGATCTCAATAGCACCATGGGCAACGCAGCATCGTTTCTAGTAAGACTAGAGGGGATGCTGGATGGACTGGTAGAGGACATGCTCGGCAACGGACCGGCCGAGGCCAAGGTACGTCGTAATCCGGGCTCACGTACACGTGTTTGTTGTCCAAGACAAAACAAGAATACAATGGGCTTATGTACTTGGGGTGGGAATGTAAATCAGTGCAACTCACATTTTGGCGTAGGAAAAAACTCGCAAGGTGCTGGATATCTGGACACGCGAGGGGACGTTTGCACGCGATGTGCTGAGCCGTCTCTCGGAGAGGGTATCTAGTACTACTGCCCAGCAACCGGCTAACGTTGTGACTACCCAAGGTGCTTATCCTGTCCCTTACAACATGTTTGCTAAGTCTTGCAATCCATTTAATTTTCTCTTTCTTTTACCCGAGCGAGTTGGCCGATAAGAAACTGAGATACAAATTATTTTTTATTGAAACGTTTCTAGGTACTGGTATTGGTATCGGTACGCCTCCTACTCCGGCCACACCCTCGAGCGCCATTGCATCGCTCCCGCCTGCGATCCTAGCATTGCTCGGGAACGCTGTGCCGCCGTACGTACTCGACAGTTGACGGGAATAGCTGATCTCATGCTCCACACAGTGCACAGCCTCCaccgcctccacctcctccacctcccgaGCCCCAGCCAATCCAAGCCCAATTCAAGCTCGATCCAACCCAACTGGCACTCATCTCCCAGCTCACTGCTGCCTCCCAATCCCAGTCTGCCACTCCTCCGTTCTCGCCCGCCCGAAATGCGTCTCCGAGCATGATGGCGAGTGTTGGCCCCAACGGCTCCTTCTCGCCCACTGCTCCCCCCTTTTCACCCGTTCACAAGGCGGCACCTCTTCCCGACCCTTCGTCTCTCCCGCCATCCAGGTCAAAGAGCCCACCGCGGTATGATGATCGTGAGCGTGGTCATCACGACAGGTTCAGCGGTCCAGTGCACGATGACCACCGACACAATGCAGGTCCAAGAAACAACAACCCAGAGAGACGAGGACCCCGCTTCCAACCCCGATTCGGAGACGATCGCAGCCCGAGGTCGGCCGACCCGCGCTCAAAGGACCCGCGTCGCCGCTCGAGGTCTCCCCGAAACCGCCGCGCCAGTTTGCCTAGTTCAGGCAGGAGGCCGATGTCTCCCACACACAGCCGGGGTCCCATCTCGCCCGGAAGGCGGCCCTTGTCGCCCCATCGAGGAGGGAGCGGGAGGGCCCCGTTGCCCGGTGCAGGCGAGGCCGGCAAGGACGAGTTTGGCCGCGACTTGAGGGACGACGCGAGTGCTGGTGATCGGTCTCCTGTTGCTCAACCTCAGTCCTATTCGGCCCAGTCTCAGCCAACTCGCTCTTATGCAGCTCAACCCCAGTCTCACCCGTCCCAGaaccagaaccagaaccaATTCCAGCTCGAACCCCAGTCCCAATCTGAACCTCAGCCTCCCCAAGGCGGTCTAGAGGCATTTGACATGTCCATGTTTAATCCTGCCGATCCAGCTTCGTGGACGTCCCTTGCGGCAGCTTGGGAAATGACCAATGGTCGTGCTCCCACGCAAGAAGAGATGATGATGTTTGTTATGAGTGGTGGTAATGCCGCGAACGCTGCGGCAGCTGGTGCTGGCGGTGGTGCCGGTGCTGGAGCCGGAATTGGGGGCGGGGGCGGGAACGATATGGGAGGGGGCGGTTGGGGTGggggacgaggacgaggtcGGGGGCGTGGTGGGTTTAGAGGACGAGGTAGAGGAAGGGGCAGGGGCGGGTTTGGTTCTGGAGGTGGCGGAGGAGGATATAGCGGCGGTGGCGGCGGCGGCGATGCCTATGGTGGTGGCGGAGGATACGGAGGAGGCGGATATGGGGGAGGAAGCGACGCTGTTGTTCTTGGTGGAGGAGACGATGAGACTTCGGGTCAAGGATACGGCAACGAACAAGCCTACGCGAACGGATACGAACACGAATACGGAGGAAACGATTATACAGTATACAACGACGCCAATTCTATTCCTACTGCATCTTCCGGTGGAGGCATGAAGAAAATCGATGGGAAATGGGTCTGGACTAAAAACTAGCGAGGGTTGGAGTGTGGATTATTTGTATGGTATATACCAGGTTTCAACCCCTCTTGTCGTTTGGACCCATTGTAACTTTTTTTCTGTTCCCACTTGCTAGATATGATGTTTATACTTTTGGTCGAGGTTTTTGGAATCGATTGTTGTTTGTGTGTTCTTGGAATAGTATTATGACGCATGCAAAACAAAAGAGGTACACTTTCTGTCAAGCTGCTGCATCTTCCGCCCGACGCATATACTTGGATACAAACCGCACCGATATTAGCTCAAAGTATTCGCCCGGCACCCAAACAGTCTGCGTTTTCCACTTCTCCGGGTTACTCGCTATTCCCCATATAGGACGATCGACGTTTCCTGCCCCAGAGTTGGAGCAAACGCGACCGCGCCGCACTCTGTACCGACGGCACGTCGGATCCTGTCATTCTCCCTTGCCCCTGCTGCGTTGGGCTCGTATATATTCCAGAGCACACGAGTTGATTGCCGCTCCGTTGAAACTGATAGGAACTAGGTAGATTCGTCCTCATTTTTATTATAATTGGTGAGTAGATTACAAGTTGTGGGGAGGTGAGGTGTCTCCTCCTTCCCTCCCTCCCCACCTCCCTGCCTACTTCCCCCTTTGTCTGTCGTACTAACTAATTTGGTCAGTAACCCACAACTCTTAATCTATACCGAAACTATTCACACTGTTAAGCATTGTCAACTTTAATAACGCTTGATAACAGGTTCGTAGTTTCAGCCCTGAACGTTTGCCCGCTAACCTTGAGTTTCTCAGAGCCACCACCACTCCCCCAAAAAAGCAAAAAACAATGTTGTCGATTCACGTCCATTCGATCGTCGCTGACGGGATGAACGTCTTTTATCGCGAGGCAGGGATCGCAGGTCACCCTGTGATCTTGCTATTACACGGTGGAATCGCCTCTAGTTTCCAGTTTCGAGCACTGATGCCATTACTAGCTCGTGATTTTGTACGTACCCATTTTCTCTTTCATTTCACGTCCCTGTTCATCGATTCGGAACTAATCAAAACCATATTAGCATGTGATTGCTCCCGACTTGCCCGGACACGGTTTCACATCCCCCAGTCAAGCCCGCGCAAAGCCATACCAGTATACATTTGCCTCGCTCGCCCAAACGCTCATCGCGTTTGTCGATGCGCTCAAACTTACCTCGTACGCGCTCTACATGTTCGATTTTGGCGCTGCGGTCGGGTACCGACTTGCCCTTGCTCACCCTGAGCGCGTTACGGCTGTCATTGCCCAGGGCGGgaacgcatatatccagGGGCTCGGAAAGGCTTGGGAGCCCGTCAAGGCGCTCTGGGGCGACGTTAAACAAGGCGGAAAAAGGCATCGGTACACGTACCAAAAGGTCTCGCGGTCGAGTAGCATCACCAGTAGTAGCA
Proteins encoded:
- a CDS encoding alpha/beta hydrolase family protein — its product is MLSIHVHSIVADGMNVFYREAGIAGHPVILLLHGGIASSFQFRALMPLLARDFHVIAPDLPGHGFTSPSQARAKPYQYTFASLAQTLIAFVDALKLTSYALYMFDFGAAVGYRLALAHPERVTAVIAQGGNAYIQGLGKAWEPVKALWGDVKQGGKRHRYTYQKVSRSSSITSSSRRHDLEPELDSYLVPPEHPELTGSAADKLELLRAALLTPSGVHWVYSHGSGAHGNGRPIPPESHMFESSLLLQEPERQDIHLALLADYKSTVELYPLFQRYLREWAPRVLAIWGTRDAFLSVDGAKMYRVDVPDAEIVLLDAGHFLLETHVEEVAVAVTRFVLML